The Lepeophtheirus salmonis chromosome 1, UVic_Lsal_1.4, whole genome shotgun sequence genome has a segment encoding these proteins:
- the LOC121128584 gene encoding phosphatidylinositol 3,4,5-trisphosphate 3-phosphatase TPTE2 isoform X1, whose product MSNHYQKFDNEESDVVVQDEFGVKNHQEVVTEIVNIGYELPKNMTQNGGETVANGDSYQGNGKANGTAQLTNVMDSKEDCEDAIVDISLDDDSNPNQVISRAADFFLENNDNYRLTWDEASHRISENEQDPSKPPVPGINLQYVNWRLRRMVESIYFRIFTLLLILIDLIVIVVDLSTEERNYTLLYIDFGITVYFVFEIILRIIALTVPLFFSHWYNVVDFAVVLITFIVVTVSITGQEWSRTLAIFVVFRFIRILRLIRLYTEKKQLETATRQFISQNKRRYQQDGYDLDLTYVTARVIATSFPSSGMWAWYRNPIEKVASFLDKKHHGKYKLYNLCSEKTYDVSFFHSRVERFMIDDHNVPSLSEMLRFAENVREWFDSDPDNVIVVHCKGGKGRTGTMICVWLVESGVFTSADQSLDYFGSRRTDTNVSKKFQGVETPSQSRYVRYFELMKTTMGGRIPEPRPLLLKEFTISGMSYVGAGDGSDFWFSVDQGRGNRVFSANMSFNRNCVSDYDSGKDILKIQILNSPILDGDIRVVFQTSSKIVPKGYEECPFYFWFNTAFINIDTGLFLSREELDNPHKPKTWSTFRDNFSVQAGFALP is encoded by the exons GTAATGGTAAGGCGAATGGAACAGCCCAATTAACAAACGTCATGGACTCTAAAGAAGACTGCGAAGACGCCATCGTGGATATATCCTTAGACGATGACTCAAATCCAAATCAAGTCATATCCCGCGCAGCAGACTTTTTCCTTGAAAATAACGATAACTATCGTCTCACATGGGATGAAGCGTCTCATAGAATCTCAGAGAATGAACAGGATCCTTCAAAGCCTCCAg TTCCTGGAATCAATCTTCAATATGTTAATTGGCGACTTCGTCGAATGGTAGAAAGCATTTACTTCCGTATTTTCACACTTTTGCTCATTCTAATAGATCTGATCGTCATCGTCGTGGACTTATCTACGGAGGAA CGCAACTACACCCTTCTGTACATCGACTTTGGAATCACAGTCTACTTTGTCTTCGAAATCATTTTACGAATAATTGCTCTTACGGTTCCGCTTTTTTTCTCACATTGGTACAACGTAGTGGACTTTGCAGTCGTTCTAATTACTTTTATCGTCGTTACGGTCTCAATTACGGGCCAAGAATGGTCACGTACACTTGCCATTTTCGTGGTCTTTCGATTCATACGTATACTTCGTCTTATTCGCCTCTACACGGAGAAAAAACAGCTTGAAACGGCGACTCGACAGTTTATTAGTCAGAACAAGAGACGTTATCAGCAg gACGGCTACGATTTGGATTTAACATATGTTACAGCGCGTGTTATAGCAACAAGTTTTCCCTCATCAGGGATGTGGGCCTGGTATCGAAACCCCATTGAGAAAGTAGCTTCTTTCTTAGACAAGAAACATCATGGAAAATATAAGCTCTACAATCTCTGCTCTGAAAAGACATATGATGTGTCTTTCTTTCAT AGTCGAGTCGAGCGATTTATGATAGATGATCACAATGTTCCTTCACTCTCAGAAATGCTTCGCTTTGCAGAAAACGTTCGCGAATGGTTTGACTCCGATCCGGATAACGTCATCGTTGTGCATTGCAAAGGAGGAAAAGGTCGAACCGGTACAATGATTTGCGTTTGGCTTGTGGAATCCGGAGTCTTTACTTCTGCAGACCAAAGCCTCGACTACTTTGGGTCACGACGAACAGATACAAACGTGAGCAAGAAGTTTCAAGGTGTGGAAACCCCAAGTCAGAGTCGCTATGTGCGATATTTTGAGCTCATGAAAACCACTATGGGTGGACGGATTCCAGAGCCACGTCCACTTCTCCTCAAGGAATTTACCATTAGCGGAATGTCATATGTTGGTGCTGGAGATGGCTCTGATTTTTGGTTTAGTGTAGATCAAGGTCGAGGGAATCGTGTCTTTAGTGCAAATATGAGTTTTAATCGTAATTGCGTTTCCGACTATGATTCCGGGAAGGACATTCTCAAAATCCAGATTTTGAATTCTCctatattagatggggatatcCGTGTTGTTTTTCAAACATCCTCTAAGATAGTTCCAAAGGGCTATGAGGAATGTCccttttatttttggttcaataCAGCTTTTATCAATATAGATACAGGACTTTTCCTCTCGAGGGAGGAGTTGGATAATCCTCATAAGCCAAAAACCTGGTCCACCTTTAGAGATAATTTCTCTGTTCAAGCCGGGTTTGCATTGCCATGA
- the LOC121128584 gene encoding phosphatidylinositol 3,4,5-trisphosphate 3-phosphatase TPTE2 isoform X2: MSRNECQQLLQSSNARINNDPKGNGKANGTAQLTNVMDSKEDCEDAIVDISLDDDSNPNQVISRAADFFLENNDNYRLTWDEASHRISENEQDPSKPPVPGINLQYVNWRLRRMVESIYFRIFTLLLILIDLIVIVVDLSTEERNYTLLYIDFGITVYFVFEIILRIIALTVPLFFSHWYNVVDFAVVLITFIVVTVSITGQEWSRTLAIFVVFRFIRILRLIRLYTEKKQLETATRQFISQNKRRYQQDGYDLDLTYVTARVIATSFPSSGMWAWYRNPIEKVASFLDKKHHGKYKLYNLCSEKTYDVSFFHSRVERFMIDDHNVPSLSEMLRFAENVREWFDSDPDNVIVVHCKGGKGRTGTMICVWLVESGVFTSADQSLDYFGSRRTDTNVSKKFQGVETPSQSRYVRYFELMKTTMGGRIPEPRPLLLKEFTISGMSYVGAGDGSDFWFSVDQGRGNRVFSANMSFNRNCVSDYDSGKDILKIQILNSPILDGDIRVVFQTSSKIVPKGYEECPFYFWFNTAFINIDTGLFLSREELDNPHKPKTWSTFRDNFSVQAGFALP, from the exons GTAATGGTAAGGCGAATGGAACAGCCCAATTAACAAACGTCATGGACTCTAAAGAAGACTGCGAAGACGCCATCGTGGATATATCCTTAGACGATGACTCAAATCCAAATCAAGTCATATCCCGCGCAGCAGACTTTTTCCTTGAAAATAACGATAACTATCGTCTCACATGGGATGAAGCGTCTCATAGAATCTCAGAGAATGAACAGGATCCTTCAAAGCCTCCAg TTCCTGGAATCAATCTTCAATATGTTAATTGGCGACTTCGTCGAATGGTAGAAAGCATTTACTTCCGTATTTTCACACTTTTGCTCATTCTAATAGATCTGATCGTCATCGTCGTGGACTTATCTACGGAGGAA CGCAACTACACCCTTCTGTACATCGACTTTGGAATCACAGTCTACTTTGTCTTCGAAATCATTTTACGAATAATTGCTCTTACGGTTCCGCTTTTTTTCTCACATTGGTACAACGTAGTGGACTTTGCAGTCGTTCTAATTACTTTTATCGTCGTTACGGTCTCAATTACGGGCCAAGAATGGTCACGTACACTTGCCATTTTCGTGGTCTTTCGATTCATACGTATACTTCGTCTTATTCGCCTCTACACGGAGAAAAAACAGCTTGAAACGGCGACTCGACAGTTTATTAGTCAGAACAAGAGACGTTATCAGCAg gACGGCTACGATTTGGATTTAACATATGTTACAGCGCGTGTTATAGCAACAAGTTTTCCCTCATCAGGGATGTGGGCCTGGTATCGAAACCCCATTGAGAAAGTAGCTTCTTTCTTAGACAAGAAACATCATGGAAAATATAAGCTCTACAATCTCTGCTCTGAAAAGACATATGATGTGTCTTTCTTTCAT AGTCGAGTCGAGCGATTTATGATAGATGATCACAATGTTCCTTCACTCTCAGAAATGCTTCGCTTTGCAGAAAACGTTCGCGAATGGTTTGACTCCGATCCGGATAACGTCATCGTTGTGCATTGCAAAGGAGGAAAAGGTCGAACCGGTACAATGATTTGCGTTTGGCTTGTGGAATCCGGAGTCTTTACTTCTGCAGACCAAAGCCTCGACTACTTTGGGTCACGACGAACAGATACAAACGTGAGCAAGAAGTTTCAAGGTGTGGAAACCCCAAGTCAGAGTCGCTATGTGCGATATTTTGAGCTCATGAAAACCACTATGGGTGGACGGATTCCAGAGCCACGTCCACTTCTCCTCAAGGAATTTACCATTAGCGGAATGTCATATGTTGGTGCTGGAGATGGCTCTGATTTTTGGTTTAGTGTAGATCAAGGTCGAGGGAATCGTGTCTTTAGTGCAAATATGAGTTTTAATCGTAATTGCGTTTCCGACTATGATTCCGGGAAGGACATTCTCAAAATCCAGATTTTGAATTCTCctatattagatggggatatcCGTGTTGTTTTTCAAACATCCTCTAAGATAGTTCCAAAGGGCTATGAGGAATGTCccttttatttttggttcaataCAGCTTTTATCAATATAGATACAGGACTTTTCCTCTCGAGGGAGGAGTTGGATAATCCTCATAAGCCAAAAACCTGGTCCACCTTTAGAGATAATTTCTCTGTTCAAGCCGGGTTTGCATTGCCATGA